A genomic segment from Amygdalobacter nucleatus encodes:
- a CDS encoding MFS transporter, with amino-acid sequence MYTSLLLFVIYLTFISLGLPDSLLGAAWPLIYPSFAVPVSYAGHLSMLISLGTIIASFQSERLTRILGTVKITTISIGLTALGLLAFAFSRNFYHLILATIPYGLGAGSIDAALNNYVALHYKSAHMSWLHCMWGVGASIGPCILGMALANKQSWQSGYRIIAYIQIALAVIVAISTPLWHKQAELTANLASASNSNTSQQADMQTDKQATNTNQANNSVQAKDATQAESSPKQQANTKLLSLRDVWQLRGAKATLLTFFCYSAMEHCTGLWASSYLVLKLGLGANLAATYASRFFLGITIGRFISGFISFKLDDKQLIRLGQSIVTLGLLMLMFANSAILALIALTIVGLGCAPIYPAIIHATPSHFGKERSQALIGMQMGCAYIGSCLMPQVFGFLSKALTIGFYPYFLAIFLVIMLIAHETLNKQLN; translated from the coding sequence TTGTATACCAGTCTTTTACTGTTCGTCATCTATTTAACCTTTATCAGTCTAGGCCTGCCCGATTCACTTCTAGGTGCAGCTTGGCCATTAATCTACCCTAGTTTCGCTGTACCTGTTTCCTATGCTGGGCACTTATCTATGCTTATTTCTTTGGGCACAATTATTGCCAGTTTTCAAAGTGAGCGTTTAACAAGAATTTTAGGCACGGTCAAAATCACAACCATCAGTATTGGTTTAACTGCGCTTGGTTTGCTTGCATTTGCCTTTAGTCGCAATTTTTATCATTTAATCCTTGCTACAATTCCTTACGGCCTTGGCGCAGGTAGCATCGATGCTGCTCTCAACAATTATGTCGCTCTCCACTACAAAAGCGCGCACATGAGTTGGTTACACTGTATGTGGGGTGTTGGTGCCTCAATTGGTCCTTGTATATTAGGTATGGCCCTAGCTAATAAGCAATCGTGGCAAAGTGGTTATCGCATAATTGCTTACATTCAAATCGCCTTGGCTGTAATTGTCGCTATAAGCACACCGCTTTGGCACAAGCAAGCTGAGCTTACTGCCAATTTAGCCTCAGCCTCTAACTCAAATACAAGTCAGCAAGCTGACATGCAAACTGATAAACAAGCTACAAATACCAACCAAGCTAATAACTCAGTACAAGCAAAAGATGCAACGCAAGCTGAAAGCTCACCGAAACAGCAAGCAAATACAAAGCTACTTAGTTTACGCGATGTTTGGCAACTAAGGGGTGCTAAAGCTACTTTGCTCACCTTCTTCTGCTATTCAGCAATGGAACATTGTACGGGTTTATGGGCAAGTAGCTATCTAGTGCTTAAGCTAGGTTTGGGAGCTAATTTGGCTGCTACTTATGCCAGCCGTTTTTTTCTAGGTATAACTATTGGGCGCTTTATAAGTGGTTTTATCAGTTTCAAATTAGACGACAAGCAACTCATTCGCTTAGGTCAGAGCATAGTTACGCTCGGCTTATTAATGTTGATGTTTGCAAATAGCGCAATTTTAGCCTTGATTGCTCTAACTATAGTTGGTTTAGGTTGTGCGCCAATTTATCCAGCCATCATTCACGCAACACCAAGTCATTTTGGCAAAGAGCGCTCACAAGCTTTAATCGGCATGCAGATGGGCTGTGCATATATTGGTAGCTGTCTGATGCCGCAAGTTTTCGGCTTCTTGTCCAAAGCTTTGACCATTGGCTTCTATCCTTATTTTCTTGCTATTTTTCTAGTCATCATGTTAATAGCGCATGAAACACTCAACAAAC